One genomic region from Flagellimonas oceani encodes:
- a CDS encoding sigma-54-dependent transcriptional regulator, which translates to MLKKENILLVDDDIDILELLQRHLKSMDYHTYKAVSVKEALYILKDTEIDLLVTDINMPEIDGLELVKYVAEHYPHMPKLVVTGFPSVEDASSVIKHGATDYLTKPFTKVELELAVKKALASKEAKKTDKKPPVKPVATNGYSDMIGNSEAFKKVTEIIDRVKDNRATVLVRGESGTGKELVARSIHYSGKFSRAPFIAVNCGAIPENLLEAELFGYTKGAFTGANENRDGFFQAAHKGTIFLDEIGNAPLPVQNRLLRVLQEKEVTKIGSQKPEQLDVRVIAATNSDLDELIQKKTFREDLFYRLSVVTVDVPPLRDRTSDIPLLVDKFIQKYGIEYKDRFVRITDDALEVLKRYSWPGNIRELENVVQRAVIMCDGKITLEQLPDELKYKIDFPQKGFKTLEEKEREYIQEVLLSTQGNKTKAAEILGINRKTLREKLK; encoded by the coding sequence TTGTTGAAAAAGGAGAACATATTGCTGGTCGATGACGATATCGATATTCTGGAACTGCTGCAACGGCACTTAAAGTCGATGGATTACCACACCTATAAGGCGGTTTCGGTCAAGGAAGCGTTATATATTTTGAAGGATACAGAGATTGACCTATTGGTGACGGACATCAATATGCCGGAGATCGATGGGCTCGAATTGGTGAAATATGTGGCGGAACACTATCCCCATATGCCCAAGTTGGTGGTCACGGGATTTCCATCGGTCGAAGATGCATCGAGTGTTATCAAGCACGGGGCAACCGATTATTTGACCAAACCATTTACCAAAGTGGAGCTGGAACTGGCCGTGAAAAAAGCACTGGCCAGCAAGGAAGCAAAGAAAACAGATAAAAAACCACCGGTAAAACCTGTTGCCACCAACGGGTATTCCGATATGATCGGAAACTCCGAAGCCTTTAAAAAAGTCACCGAAATCATAGATCGGGTAAAGGACAATCGGGCCACAGTGTTGGTTCGTGGCGAAAGTGGAACCGGAAAGGAGCTGGTGGCAAGATCTATCCATTACTCGGGCAAGTTTTCCCGGGCGCCCTTTATCGCGGTGAACTGTGGTGCCATTCCCGAGAATCTGTTGGAGGCCGAACTTTTTGGGTACACCAAAGGTGCATTCACGGGAGCCAACGAGAATCGTGATGGCTTTTTTCAGGCGGCGCACAAGGGCACCATTTTTTTGGATGAAATCGGAAATGCCCCCTTGCCCGTTCAAAATAGATTGCTGCGCGTGCTCCAAGAAAAGGAAGTGACCAAAATAGGTTCCCAAAAACCTGAACAGCTCGATGTAAGGGTGATAGCAGCGACCAATAGTGATTTGGACGAACTGATTCAGAAAAAAACCTTTCGCGAAGACCTCTTTTATCGCCTTTCCGTGGTGACGGTGGATGTTCCTCCGTTGAGAGACAGAACATCTGATATTCCTTTGCTGGTGGACAAGTTTATACAGAAGTACGGCATTGAATACAAAGACCGCTTTGTCCGTATTACCGACGATGCCCTTGAAGTTCTGAAGCGATATTCTTGGCCGGGCAATATCCGTGAGCTGGAAAATGTAGTACAGCGCGCCGTGATCATGTGCGATGGCAAAATCACTTTGGAACAGTTACCGGACGAACTTAAATATAAAATCGACTTTCCACAAAAGGGCTTTAAAACACTTGAAGAAAAAGAAAGAGAATACATACAGGAAGTACTCCTTTCCACCCAAGGCAACAAGACCAAAGCTGCCGAAATTTTGGGCATCAACCGCAAAACACTTCGCGAAAAACTGAAATAG
- a CDS encoding sensor histidine kinase, producing MLTAEQKLKERIKELTCLYEVTSLIVNCDYDDMETALLGIVQCLQRAWQFNEDTYVLLSNSDYFIKTEEKGDDYVFLESFITVFNKPRGEIKVGYPYPKYQLKDFLEEEQQLLDNVCLKVGNLLERKEIKEKEEHIRRQVEQSDRLRILGEITAGIAHELNTPLANILGFTELLQDHISDDPQALKDLDKIITNTIFSREVVKKLMFFACEMPETREVINVVEVIEEAINMLRTTLRQNDVSCDFEHSEETIELRIDKIQLTQVVFNLIVNAIYFAPPKSTISVSLAIEKGNIILKIADQGPGIPEESKAHIFDPFFTTKPVGEGSGLGLSVVHGIVQSHQGSIAVTPNTPAGTIFTLKFPKK from the coding sequence ATGCTCACTGCCGAACAAAAACTCAAAGAACGCATCAAGGAACTTACCTGTTTGTACGAGGTAACATCCCTGATCGTCAACTGCGATTACGACGATATGGAAACAGCATTGCTCGGCATTGTGCAGTGTTTGCAGCGTGCTTGGCAGTTTAATGAGGATACCTACGTGCTCTTATCCAACTCTGATTATTTTATCAAAACCGAGGAGAAAGGAGATGACTACGTGTTTTTGGAGTCGTTCATCACAGTGTTCAATAAACCTAGGGGTGAAATCAAAGTGGGGTATCCGTACCCGAAGTACCAACTCAAGGATTTTTTGGAGGAAGAGCAACAACTGCTGGATAATGTGTGCCTAAAGGTGGGCAACCTGTTGGAGCGTAAGGAAATCAAGGAAAAGGAGGAGCACATCCGCCGACAGGTGGAACAATCCGACAGGCTTCGCATCTTGGGGGAAATCACCGCAGGCATTGCCCACGAGCTCAACACACCGCTTGCCAACATTCTGGGCTTTACCGAGCTTTTACAGGACCACATCAGTGATGATCCACAAGCCCTCAAGGATTTGGACAAAATCATCACCAATACGATTTTTTCACGCGAAGTCGTCAAAAAACTGATGTTCTTCGCTTGCGAAATGCCGGAAACGCGGGAAGTCATCAATGTGGTTGAGGTGATAGAAGAGGCCATCAATATGCTGCGTACCACCTTGCGCCAGAATGATGTCTCTTGTGACTTTGAACATTCCGAAGAAACCATCGAACTTCGTATTGATAAAATCCAGCTGACCCAAGTGGTCTTCAACCTAATTGTAAATGCCATCTATTTTGCACCGCCAAAAAGTACGATCTCAGTTTCGCTGGCAATCGAAAAAGGAAACATCATCCTAAAAATTGCGGATCAAGGGCCGGGCATACCGGAAGAATCCAAAGCACATATTTTTGACCCATTTTTTACCACCAAACCCGTGGGCGAAGGGTCTGGATTGGGACTTAGCGTGGTGCACGGCATTGTGCAGAGCCACCAAGGTAGCATTGCAGTTACCCCGAATACCCCGGCAGGCACTATATTTACATTGAAATTCCCAAAAAAGTAA
- a CDS encoding sce7726 family protein translates to MNRYDEDWFENNNSSFLEYLRYIYKILENNYQNEYVFKNSFLNEILINDIISGDSKVFSEFRIGNAVADLVLFNGTSKVFEIKTEMDSAKRLDIQLKNYRTAFNEIYLIIPESKSKEYTYLEQEIGIITYQPNDLEKFKITRKATSNETVDPNVIMEVFHTNEYKGLVLEYFGSLPRMTSFNQFEKCKELILQIPNHILNSYFISIMKRRQKQVAIAKKHYKEFNQISLALKLTTTERKELIGLLKSPIKQTPYVLSTA, encoded by the coding sequence ATGAACAGGTACGATGAGGATTGGTTTGAGAATAATAATTCTTCGTTTTTGGAATACCTCAGGTATATCTATAAAATTCTTGAAAATAATTATCAAAATGAATATGTTTTCAAGAATAGCTTTTTAAATGAGATACTAATAAATGACATTATATCTGGAGATTCAAAAGTATTTTCCGAATTCAGAATCGGGAATGCCGTTGCAGACTTAGTGCTGTTCAATGGTACTTCCAAGGTCTTTGAAATTAAAACTGAAATGGATTCTGCCAAAAGACTGGACATACAGCTAAAAAATTATCGAACTGCTTTCAACGAAATCTATCTGATTATACCTGAATCCAAATCTAAGGAATATACATACCTAGAGCAGGAAATCGGAATTATAACATACCAACCTAACGATTTAGAAAAGTTTAAAATTACTCGTAAAGCAACTTCAAATGAAACAGTGGACCCAAATGTTATTATGGAGGTCTTTCACACCAACGAATATAAAGGTTTGGTCCTGGAATATTTTGGCAGTTTACCCAGAATGACCAGTTTCAATCAGTTTGAGAAATGTAAGGAGTTAATACTGCAGATTCCCAATCATATCCTCAACTCCTATTTTATTTCTATTATGAAGAGGAGACAAAAACAAGTAGCAATAGCCAAGAAGCACTATAAGGAATTTAATCAAATTAGCCTTGCTTTAAAGTTGACAACAACAGAAAGGAAAGAGTTAATTGGTCTTCTGAAATCACCAATAAAGCAAACACCATATGTATTATCCACTGCTTAG
- a CDS encoding sce7725 family protein: MYYPLLRARQFELIALRDLANTGASQGCIVPILEPVKESFNNLKIALTTFASRNQQAVLLVNPIVGDLYGDHALILDYLQQGNFPVTRAFYYRNNTTYILDSIEEYNLQNCMIICQNDINPDDVRFKDLIESEAVQLIVVEDPGRNRALDRYVRNLDKTYIRLDDFFEKQQRNSDFLDIQEHRFSEEHLHYLNENFNGFSDYTVLPSEYSDSGSTPRAVVIHLTYMKGDNQIWIRHFTSDTNDSIANVQGKFAEAAEKAVQFCRGNNLNNAAIAELEDYYNRQHYPGLGTVKKISLKNHLLIVQDYLSHH, encoded by the coding sequence ATGTATTATCCACTGCTTAGAGCTCGCCAGTTTGAATTGATTGCATTAAGGGATTTAGCCAATACTGGTGCTTCCCAAGGCTGCATTGTGCCCATATTGGAGCCCGTTAAGGAGTCTTTCAATAATCTAAAAATTGCCCTTACAACCTTTGCCAGCAGAAACCAACAGGCAGTACTGCTAGTAAATCCTATAGTAGGGGATTTATATGGCGACCATGCACTTATACTGGACTATCTCCAACAAGGCAATTTCCCGGTAACCAGGGCATTTTACTATCGAAACAATACAACATATATTTTAGATTCGATTGAAGAATATAATCTGCAAAATTGTATGATAATCTGTCAAAATGATATCAATCCAGATGACGTTCGATTTAAAGACTTGATTGAATCTGAGGCTGTCCAATTGATTGTCGTGGAAGACCCTGGGAGAAATAGGGCACTCGATAGGTATGTCAGGAATTTAGACAAAACCTATATCCGACTAGATGATTTTTTTGAAAAACAACAGCGAAACAGTGATTTTTTAGATATCCAGGAACATCGTTTCTCAGAAGAACACCTTCACTACTTGAATGAGAATTTTAATGGCTTTTCAGATTACACAGTACTGCCCAGTGAATATAGTGATAGCGGAAGTACTCCAAGAGCTGTAGTGATTCACCTGACTTATATGAAGGGAGATAACCAAATCTGGATCAGACATTTTACATCGGACACCAACGATTCCATTGCAAACGTACAGGGAAAGTTTGCAGAGGCAGCTGAAAAAGCGGTTCAATTTTGTAGAGGAAATAATCTAAATAACGCCGCAATTGCCGAACTTGAGGATTATTACAATCGGCAACATTATCCAGGCCTAGGAACTGTAAAAAAGATTAGTTTAAAAAACCACTTACTTATTGTCCAAGACTACCTAAGTCACCATTAA
- a CDS encoding RES family NAD+ phosphorylase — MKVCPNCFADTELKSLISASTMIGDCTVCNTKEQPIMDIDEFKDFFQELIDNYIPTSEGENIKNKIQGNWSFFSDPQVAERILNFVIPEIDTEISNANSPVEYIEEILNNHGYWETLKNDLKWSNRFLLNIEQLLDLGWDGFFNTQYRLTPETCLFRARVHHQSGNDAYTEKDMYSPKRHFAKGGRANPSGIPYLYLCDNPETVLYEVRASYLDELSIASFQLKSHHEFVNIVDFTEDTPLFRPEMVRETIMAKLLRERISQDLSKPMRRYDSEIEYIPTQFICEFIRVYTGASGIRFASSLHPSGKNIVVFDQSLMDCTVVDLHKVTKFKLKSKEVI, encoded by the coding sequence ATGAAAGTTTGTCCAAACTGTTTTGCCGATACCGAGCTAAAGTCCTTAATTTCTGCCTCTACAATGATAGGAGATTGTACTGTCTGCAACACAAAGGAACAACCCATTATGGATATCGATGAATTCAAGGACTTCTTCCAAGAACTAATAGATAATTACATCCCAACATCAGAGGGAGAAAACATCAAAAACAAAATCCAAGGCAATTGGAGCTTTTTTTCTGACCCTCAAGTGGCAGAAAGAATATTAAATTTTGTGATTCCCGAAATTGACACAGAAATATCCAATGCCAATAGTCCTGTTGAATACATCGAGGAAATCCTTAACAATCATGGTTACTGGGAAACCCTGAAGAATGATTTAAAGTGGTCCAACCGCTTTTTATTAAATATAGAACAACTTCTCGATCTAGGGTGGGACGGTTTTTTTAATACACAATATAGGTTGACCCCTGAAACCTGCTTATTTAGAGCAAGAGTACACCACCAAAGTGGAAATGATGCCTATACTGAAAAAGATATGTATAGTCCCAAACGCCACTTTGCCAAAGGAGGGAGGGCCAATCCCTCTGGGATACCCTATTTGTACTTATGTGATAATCCGGAAACTGTCCTTTATGAAGTTAGAGCTTCCTACTTGGACGAGCTTAGTATCGCTTCTTTTCAACTTAAATCACATCATGAATTTGTAAATATTGTAGACTTCACTGAGGACACTCCATTGTTTCGACCGGAAATGGTGAGAGAGACGATTATGGCCAAATTGTTGCGGGAAAGAATCAGTCAAGATTTATCCAAGCCTATGAGGCGTTATGACTCAGAAATTGAATATATTCCCACCCAATTTATTTGTGAATTTATTCGAGTTTATACCGGTGCCAGCGGAATACGTTTTGCAAGTTCTTTGCACCCATCAGGTAAAAATATTGTGGTTTTCGACCAAAGCCTTATGGATTGTACAGTAGTTGACCTACATAAGGTAACGAAATTTAAGCTCAAAAGTAAGGAGGTAATCTAA
- a CDS encoding STAS-like domain-containing protein, giving the protein MKTLILKDLVKNSSSVDEGFVLFDHLKNAYLNGEVILLEVDSDLALSSSFLNSSIGAFLDDFGFTNFQKTVKFKGSKNQFERLKSYVEKYRGLYLA; this is encoded by the coding sequence ATGAAGACATTGATTTTGAAAGACTTGGTTAAAAACTCAAGTTCAGTTGATGAAGGCTTTGTTTTATTTGATCATCTGAAAAATGCTTATTTGAACGGAGAAGTTATCCTTTTAGAGGTAGATTCCGATTTGGCGCTTTCTTCTTCTTTCTTAAATTCATCGATTGGTGCATTTCTGGATGATTTTGGCTTTACCAACTTTCAAAAGACTGTTAAATTCAAAGGTTCTAAAAATCAGTTTGAAAGGTTAAAATCCTATGTAGAGAAGTACAGAGGGCTTTATCTAGCCTGA